DNA sequence from the Corynebacterium yudongzhengii genome:
AGTGTGGCCCCGAGGATGAGGCCGTAGGTCTCCCAGTTCGCGATCACACCCCAGGCCCCTTGGGTGAGGGCGATGTCGACGAATGCCTTCGATAGCACCGCCACGTATCCGAACAACGCGCCGGTGACCACACCCAGCGCCAGGGCCCGCGAGGGCCCGCGCAAAAACTCCGCGAGCACCCATATGCCGCCCAAGACGAGGGCGCCGAGGCCGAAGGCCCACACCCAGCGCTCCCATGGTGGTTGGGTGTCGCCGGCGGCGGGGCGGCCGAGGAGAACGAGGACGGTGACGGACGCCGTCAAGACCAGTGCCCAGAAGGTTTCATGGGCTCGCATGCGCCTCCCGTCGTACCACGTTGCCAGCGGAAGGGTGAACATGAGCGACAGCACCAGAATGGGTTGCACGACCAGCAAGGTGCCGAAGCCGAGTGCCACGATCTGGAACCCGTACCCGAGCAGCGCGGTGCCGGTGCCGGCCCACCAGAGGGGCTGGCGGATGGCGTTGATCACCGGCGAGCTCTTGAAGGAGCCGTCGAGTGTTGCATCAGCCGCGATTCGGTGGCGCACGACGGTTCCCCAGGCGATGGTCAGGGCGGATGCCAGCGCGAAGACCACCGCGAGAAGATTGCTGTGCACGGCTTCAGAGGGTACTCGCAAAGTGTGGGGGAGGTGGTAGGGGCACAGGCGGGCGCGGTGGGGGAGGGAGTGGCTAAAGTAGTTGCCTGAGTCTAAAAATTCGATTCCCTTGACCCCGAGACCGAAAGGTGGCCGCCACGTGGCACTGGTCGTCCAGAAATACGGAGGCTCCTCGCTCGAGTCCGCGGAGCGTATCCGCGCGGTCGCGGAGAGGATTGTCGCCACTAAGAAGGCGGGCAATGAGGTCGTCGTCGTGTGCTCCGCTATGGGGGATACGACCGATGAGCTCTTGGACCTCGCCGAGCAGGTGAACCCTGTCCCGCCGGCGCGTGAGATGGACATGCTCTTAACCGCCGGCGAGCGTATCTCGAATGCTTTGGTGGCCATGGCGATTTCTTCCTTCGGCGCCGAAGCTCAGTCCTTTACCGGCTCGCAGGCCGGCGTGCTCACCACTGAGCGTCACGGCAACGCCCGCATCGTCGATGTCACCCCGGGGCGTGTGCGCGAGGCGCTGGATAACGACAAGATCTGCATCGTCGCCGGTTTCCAGGGCGTGAATAAGGATTCCCGCGACGTCACCACCTTGGGCCGCGGTGGCTCGGACACCACGGCCGTCGCCCTAGCGGCGGCGCTGGATGCGGATGTCTGCGAGATCTACTCGGATGTCGACGGCGTCTACACCGCCGACCCCCGCATCGTCCCGGACGCGCAGAAGCTGGAGAAGCTGTGCTTCGAGGAGATGCTCGAGCTCGCGGCGTGTGGCTCGAAGATTCTGGTGCTCCGCAGCGTGGAGTACGCTCGCGCGTTCAACGTCCCGATGCGCGTCCGCTCGTCTTATAGCAACGACCCCGGCACCCTCGTTGCCGGCTCTTTGGAGGATATTCCCGTGGAAGAAGCAGTCCTGACCGGAGTCTCTACCGACAATTCCGAAGCCAAGATCACCATCCTGGGTGTCCAGGACACCCCCGGCGAGGCCGCCAAGGTGTTCCGCGCGCTGGCCGATGCCGAGATCAACATCGACATGGTGCTGCAGAACATCTCCTCGGTCGAGGACAACACCACCGACATCACCTTCACGTGCCCGCGTAACGACGGGCCCCGCGCCCTCGAGCTGCTCAGCAAGCTGCAGGACGAGGGTCGCTGGGCGGACGTTCTGTATGACGACCAGATCGGCAAGGTCTCCCTGGTCGGCGCCGGCATGAAGTCGCACCCGGGGGTGACCGCGGAGTTCTCCGAGGCGCTGCGCGATCAGAACATCAACATCGAGATGTTCACCACCTCCGAGATCCGCATCACCGCCGTCGTCCGCGA
Encoded proteins:
- a CDS encoding aspartate kinase, which translates into the protein MALVVQKYGGSSLESAERIRAVAERIVATKKAGNEVVVVCSAMGDTTDELLDLAEQVNPVPPAREMDMLLTAGERISNALVAMAISSFGAEAQSFTGSQAGVLTTERHGNARIVDVTPGRVREALDNDKICIVAGFQGVNKDSRDVTTLGRGGSDTTAVALAAALDADVCEIYSDVDGVYTADPRIVPDAQKLEKLCFEEMLELAACGSKILVLRSVEYARAFNVPMRVRSSYSNDPGTLVAGSLEDIPVEEAVLTGVSTDNSEAKITILGVQDTPGEAAKVFRALADAEINIDMVLQNISSVEDNTTDITFTCPRNDGPRALELLSKLQDEGRWADVLYDDQIGKVSLVGAGMKSHPGVTAEFSEALRDQNINIEMFTTSEIRITAVVREHDLANAARALHDKFRLGGDEVATVYAGTGR
- a CDS encoding DMT family transporter, with protein sequence MHSNLLAVVFALASALTIAWGTVVRHRIAADATLDGSFKSSPVINAIRQPLWWAGTGTALLGYGFQIVALGFGTLLVVQPILVLSLMFTLPLATWYDGRRMRAHETFWALVLTASVTVLVLLGRPAAGDTQPPWERWVWAFGLGALVLGGIWVLAEFLRGPSRALALGVVTGALFGYVAVLSKAFVDIALTQGAWGVIANWETYGLILGATLGTTVQQYSFNAGALRHSLPAMTVSEPIVAFSLGYAVLREQFQVSTALGWAAMGLALVGMIAATFMLTRKRV